The Halostagnicola kamekurae sequence TCGAGGCCGCAAACGAGTCGGTCTACTTCACCGTGAGCGCTCCCGACGCCGACACGCTCCCGTCCGGTTTCGATCTCGAGTCGGTCACGCGTACCGTCTATCTCAAGGAGGACCGAACACAGGTCACACAGTCCTACCGGGACGACGAAGACCGAAGCGTTCGGGTCGCCATCGGCGACGGCCCGCGGGCAATTCCGGTCGAGGGGTCGCCAGCTTCCGTAAACGGTGCCGACGCGACACTCGGCGAAACCGAACACGGGACCGAACTCGAGTGGGAACACGACGGCCACTACTACCACGTCTTCGCCGATGCGGACCTCGAGGAGGAAACGGTCCTCGAGATCGCCCAGTCGCTACACGCCTAATCGGATCGAACCGGTCCACAGACGCGGAGAATTGAACAGACGGGGCGAACCGAACAGGCGAGGGAAACCGAGGCGGTCCGCGACGGCTATCGTTCTCGCGGTATTTGCTGACAGCCGTCTCTTCGGGTTTGTGAGATCGGCGCGTCGGCGGCCAGCCCCAAGAAAAACGGGTCGAACGGGTCGCGGTGGTTACGTGTGGCGCTCGAGCAGGTCGTAGCTGCGTTCCCACTCGGCGTCGTCGTCGAAGTACCGCTCGGCCAGCGGTTCCTGCGGGACGCGACCGAGGTTCTTTTTCTCCTCCTGGTAGGACGGACTCTCCTCGTCGACGTAGTAGCGACCGGTGAGGACGGTTCCCTCGTTGAGGACGTCCTCGGTCTCCTGCATCATCTGGGCGGCCTCGCCGCGGTCGGTGATGTCGAAGTCGTAGTCGTCGGACTCCTGAACGTCGATGTAGGGGACGTACTGGCGCGCGTCCTTGTTCCAGGTCGGACACTGGGTGAGGAAGTCGACGTGTGCGAAGCCGTCGTGTTCGATCGCTTCCGCGATTATCTCTTTTGCCTGGTTCGGGTTGACCGCCGCGGTGCGGGCGATGTACGTCGCACCGGAGGTCAGCGACATCGAGAGCGGTCGGATCGGCGTCTTGGCCGTTCCGCCGGGCTGGGTCTTCGACTTGTGACCCTTCGGGCTCGTCGGCGAGGTCTGGCCCTTCGTCAGGCCGAAGATCTCGTTGTTGAACACGATGTAGGTCATGT is a genomic window containing:
- a CDS encoding thiamine pyrophosphate-dependent enzyme; this translates as MSAFNAIGDEREIDREEYTPGVEPQPTWCPGCGDFGVLKSLKQALPEVGRTPEETLVCTGIGCSGKLNSYLDTYGFHTIHGRSLPVARAAKLANDGLEVIAAGGDGDGYGIGGNHFIHTARENHDMTYIVFNNEIFGLTKGQTSPTSPKGHKSKTQPGGTAKTPIRPLSMSLTSGATYIARTAAVNPNQAKEIIAEAIEHDGFAHVDFLTQCPTWNKDARQYVPYIDVQESDDYDFDITDRGEAAQMMQETEDVLNEGTVLTGRYYVDEESPSYQEEKKNLGRVPQEPLAERYFDDDAEWERSYDLLERHT